One window of Nicotiana tomentosiformis chromosome 11, ASM39032v3, whole genome shotgun sequence genomic DNA carries:
- the LOC138902013 gene encoding uncharacterized protein yields MEEDAENFVAKCDKCQRYGNNIHRPAELLHTVEAGAFKQSWQIKRITSSPCHPVANGQAESTNKVIINNLKKRLEESKGKWPEVLPGVLWAYRTTTKIGTRETPFSFVYGAEALIPVEIGEPSTRFTQATDESNGEKMRTNLDLLEEKREATLIRMVAQKQIIERY; encoded by the exons atggaagaagatgcagaaaattTTGTGGCAAAGTGTGATAAATGCCAACGATATGGCAATAACATCCATCGCCCAGCAGAGCTATTACATACG gTAGAGGCAGGAGCCTTCAAACAG AGTTGGCAGATTAAACGAATAACTTCCTCACCTTGTCACCCCGTGGCCAATGGACAAGCTGAATCAACAAATAAGGTTATTAttaataatttgaagaagagatTAGAGGAATCAAAAGGCAAGTGGCCTGAGGTGCTACCAGGagtattatgggcttatcgaacgACAACAAAGATAGGCACGAGAGAGACTCCATTTTCATTTGTTTATGGTGCTGAAGCCTTAATTCCAGTTGAAATAGGTGAGCCAAGTACGAGATTTACACAAGCAACTGATGAATCAAATGGTGAAAAGATGAGAACGAATTTAGATTTACTCGAGGAAAAGAGAGAAGCGACTCTAATAAGAATGGTAGCTCAGAAGCAAATTATTGAGCGATACTAA
- the LOC104108452 gene encoding aquaporin PIP2-7: protein MSKEVEAVSEQPAEYSAKDYTDPPPTPLIDFEELTKWSLYRACIAEFIATLLFLYVTVLTVIGYKHQSDTKDGGDICGGVGILGIAWAFGGMIFVLVYCTAGISGGHINPAVTFGLFLARKVSLIRAVLYMVSQCLGAICGVGLVKAFQKAYYNRYGGGVNVMAGGHNKGVGLGAEIIGTFVLVYTVFSATDPKRSARDSHVPVLAPLPIGFAVFMVHLATIPITGTGINPARSFGAAVIYNQDKAWDEHWIFWVGPFVGAFAAAVYHQYILRAGALKALGSFRSNA from the exons ATGTCTAAAGAAGTAGAGGCAGTGTCTGAGCAGCCGGCGGAGTATTCTGCTAAGGATTACACAGATCCACCACCAACTCCGCTTATTGATTTTGAGGAGTTAACTAAATGGTCACTTTACAGAGCTTGTATTGCTGAGTTTATTGCTACTTTGTTGTTTCTTTATGTAACTGTTTTGACTGTGATTGGGTATAAGCATCAGTCGGATACTAAAGATGGCGGCGATATCTGTGGCGGCGTTGGTATTCTTGGTATTGCTTGGGCTTTTGGTGGTATGATCTTTGTTCTTGTTTACTGCACTGCTGGTATTTCTG GTGGACACATCAACCCTGCTGTGACATTTGGGCTATTTTTGGCAAGGAAAGTATCATTGATCAGGGCAGTATTATACATGGTATCACAGTGCTTAGGTGCAATATGTGGTGTGGGTTTGGTAAAGGCTTTCCAAAAGGCATATTACAATAGATATGGTGGTGGTGTTAATGTTATGGCAGGTGGACACAACAAAGGTGTTGGTTTGGGTGCTGAGATTATTGGTACCTTTGTTTTGGTCTACACTGTCTTCTCTGCTACTGACCCTAAAAGGAGTGCCAGAGACTCCCATGTCCCT GTATTGGCACCACTTCCAATCGGATTCGCTGTATTCATGGTCCACCTTGCCACCATTCCGATCACCGGAACCGGAATCAACCCGGCAAGAAGTTTTGGAGCAGCCGTGATTTACAACCAGGATAAGGCTTGGGATGAGCACTGGATCTTCTGGGTCGGACCATTCGTCGGAGCTTTCGCCGCCGCCGTCTACCATCAGTACATCCTCCGAGCTGGCGCCCTTAAAGCTCTTGGTTCCTTCAGGAGCAATGCTTAG